In Paenibacillus stellifer, the DNA window CTTCAACCTCCCGAAGCATTTCGTAAGGATGCTCCGTTCCCGCACACATGCTGACAGTGCTGCCGCTACCTTGAACATCGCCTATCTTGTCCATGCAATACTGGGAAGCTTCGGCATCGGCAGGGAGATGAAACGGCAGAAACCGCACATGTACCGGAAGCGCCGCACACACCTGCCGAAGCCCTTCGGCAATGGCATCCAGCTCCTTCCGGTCCTTCTCCCAGAACCGCACCGAAACGCCGATAACAGGAAGCTCAGACTTCCCGGAAGTTTCCGCACGCCCGAATCCGGGCGCTTCTTCCACACCGGTCTTTGGAGCAGAAAGGCCCATAACCGGATCCGGCACAACTTCTATCGCTGGCCTTTTGATTCCCATGGACAAGAGTAAATCTCTGGACTGCTCATCGCGTACGGAGATGTACGAGCATTTTTGGAAGACTGATTTAATCAAGGAATGAAACAGCTTGCGCTGAACGGGACCGACGCCCTGGGCATACACGAACGTCGGCTTCTTCATCCATTGGGCGAGCTTGATTACACCGAGATAATAAGGAACGGATTTGGGACTTGTCACATCCTGCAGCAGGCTCCCGCCGCCGCTGATCAACCCATCGCTCTCCGCGATCGCCTTCCGCACTTCGGACAGCTTCATCCGGTGAACAGCCCGCACGCCGTATGTCGATGAAGTCCATGCCGGATCGATAGACAGCACAATCGGTTCAACCGGAACTCCAGCCGCTTCGGATTGGCGTTCCAGCGCATTCAGGATCGATTGAAGCACCGCTTCATCCCCGCTGTTGCGGAAGCCGTAGTATCCGGATAAGACTATCTTTTTTGGAGAGGCGACCATCGTTTCCAACATCCTTCCGCGATTTGCCACACAAATACCGCAATCACACCCAGAATTGCTCCAAGACCAAGACCGAGCAACCCGCGAACAAGCGAGATCAGAACAGGCGAATGAATATGGGCAAAGGTATCGATCATCGACAACTGGCCGATAACCGCCACAATCATCAAGTAATTAGCCTTCCGGTATTTAAGCGCCAGGAAAGCTCCAAGCACCATCATCGGGTGGGCAAGCAAAAATTCCTTGCTTCGCGGACGCACGCCGAAGGTATTCTCCATGAAGTTCCGGAAGGCCAGTTCATAGGAGCTCGCCGTACCGCTGTTGCCGGTCCGACTCAAGTAGTACAGGCCCACAATGCCAAGCACGGCGGCCGCAATAACCATCGCGAGCGTAATCGGCGTCCGAAGCAGCTTGCCCGTCTTGTTCAGGGTGAACTCGCCTCGGTAGAGCAGGACATAAATCGCCACCAGCCCGATTGGCGCAATATGAAGAAGGCTTACGCCGCGGAACTGGTTGAGCACAAGAGCGTAGGTGATGTTGTTCAGAAGCGCGATCACAAACGGCACCGCACTGAGTGAAATCACCGCAGTCTTCACATAGAGAAACAGGCTCTGCAGCAGACGCCGCTGCGGGCTCGCTGCGGCAAAGGCCACAGTGCGGTCTCTTCGTTCGGTACCGCCCTGCGACTCACTGGCCAGCGGCGGGCCCGATGCGTTGAGCTTGCGGACCGCCATGACAACAGCCACGGTCGGAGCGCTTATTGCCACTGCGAGAGCAAGCGCCTGCTCGAACAACACCGGCTTCAGCAGAAGCAGGCCCGCGCTTCCGAGAAGACCGACGATCCAGGCCGGCAGCGTCAGCCAAGGAATGAAATAGGAAATCATAAGAGCAATCATCGCTACGGCGCCGATAACGGCGACAAGCTTCGCATAACGCTGATAAGAGGAATCCGCCACATCAAAAGCGGTAGCCGTACCTATTGTAAAGCCGTTGCTCTTGATCTTGCTGATCGCTCCGTCAGGTCCGGTGAGGCTGGTAATCAGGTTATCGATCGAATCCTGTACTTCAGCTTTGGCCGTATTTCGGGTCGGAGCTGTATTAAGATAGAGCATGCGGATATTCCGGTCCTTGGTTGCCAGCGCAAACCGGTCCACAATCGTCTCCGGCTTCAGCGTCGAATCTTTTTCGCTCAGCGAATACAGACGGACGACGTTATAATCCAGCATATAGGCAAGCTTGTTGAATCCTTTCTGCTGCTGTTTCAAATTCTCGATGGTTGCCACGCCGATTCCGTGATCCTTCAGCAGCTTGGCGAATGAAGACAGACTCTGCTTGTCCTCATCATCGTTGAAGCCCTTAACCGAATCACCTTCGAACAACACACGGGTAACGCCGAGCGCTTTGAAACGGTCCATCAGTTCGTTCATTTTTTCTTCATTATATGGCAGGGAGTCAACCAGTCTCGGCACAATGCTGAAGCCCTTGGCTTTCAGCATGTCCAGCGTCGCTTCATCCGGTGCCAAAGGCTTCAGCAGCGCATCTTCCAGAGGTGTCCGGATAATCAGGCCCTGCTGTCCACGGAAATTCCAATTCTCTGTCGTAATTCCCAGCCCGTTAAAGGTATCCCGGATCGTAGGCGAGAGCTGATCGTAGTTCTCCCGGCTAGTGAACAGAACGTACGTATAATTCTCATTTTCCGGGATGACGCTATCCGTCAAGTTCGCAATATCTTGCGCACCCCAATACATCACTCTCCGGGCTCTCCGGTAATCATCCAGCGTGCTTTCGTACACAGCCATACTGCCTATACCCGCATCTTTCAACCGGTTCAATTGATCGGAGATATAATCCTGCGGATTGGCACGGTAACTGGCCGCTTCCACCAAATCCCGGTAATCAAATACGAACTCAACGGTCTTGGACGACTTCTCCGTCTGCAGGCGATCGCCCACTACCGGATGTGCTCCAAGCAACCCGATCAGAACCAGGAGCCAGAGCCACTTTCTAGCGCCTACATTCCAACGCTGCCATTTCTGTTGCACCAACATTTCCTCCTCATTCCTTGACGAATCCGCTGTAAAGGCTAGTCCCTCGGGAGCGGCATTCCATCCGCACACCCATGTGAACGACCTCCAGAGGACCCCGAAAAAAGAAACGGCTATGCACCCGATCCCAAGACCGGGGAGCCGTTTCCCTTTTTATCATTATCCGGTTCCTAATTTTACTTAGAACTGCCGTCTACCCGCCCCATAACCTCTTGAGTGAGAGCGGCTACCTTCGACTTGGCGTCATCCAGCGACTCTCCTCGAACGGCAAAGTAAACCTTGATCTTCGGTTCTGTTCCCGAAGGACGCAGGCAGAACCATGATCCGTCAGACAGCAAATATTTCAGCACATTTTCTTTCGGAAGCCCATTCAGGCCGACCGAGTAATCGAGCACCTCGCTGACGGAAGCGCCGGCGATTTCCTTCGGCGGATTCTGCCGCCAGTCGCTCATAATACCCTGGATCTGGGCAACCCCGTCCTTGCCTTTCAGCGTACGGGATTCCAGGCTCTCCAGGAAGTATCCGAACTGTTCATACAGCTCCTGAAGCACTTCGTACAGTGTCTTGCCTTGAGCTTTGTAATAAGCGCCCGCCTCGGCGATCAGCATGGAGGCCAGAACGGCATCCTTGTCCCGGGCATAGTTGCCGGCGAGGTATCCATAGCTTTCCTCATAGCCGAAGAGATATGTGTATTCGCCCGAAGCTTCGAATTGCGTCATCTTCTCGCCGATATATTTGAAGCCTGTCAGCGTGTTGAATATGGTAGCGCCATAATGGGAGGCAACGGCTGCGCCCATTTCACTGGTCACGATGGTCTTGACGACCGCACCGTTGCTCGGCAGCTTGCCTTGTTCCTGCAGACGGCTCAGATAGTAGTGGATCATGAGAGCTCCGGACTGGTTGCCGGACAGAACAACAAATTTGCCTTCATTATCCCGTACAACAGCGCCCATGCGGTCCGCGTCAGGGTCCGTACCGATCAGCAGATCAGCTCCGAGCTCCTCGCCCAGCTTTATAGCCAGCGTAAAAGCTTCCCGCTCTTCCGGGTTCGGAGACTTAACCGTGGAGAATTCCGAATCCGGCTGTTCCTGCTCCGGCACGACGTGAACTTCGGTGAATCCGACTTTCGTCAGCACGCTCCGAACCGGCAGATTGCCTGTTCCATGCAGCGGCGTATAGACGATTTTGAAGTTGCTGCCAAGTCCTGCGGCGATATCGGCACGTCCGACACTGACTGCTGCTACCGTATCCGTAAAGGCCTCATCTTCTTTCTCGCCCAGCCATTCCAGCAGACCGGCTGCTTCCGCCTCTTCGCGAGTGGTGCGCTTAACGGCATTGAAGGAATCGATGTTAAATATGTAAGAGATCACCTTCTCCGCTTCATCCGGAACGAGCTGGCCGCCATGGCCGTTATAGACTTTGTAGCCATTGTATTCAGGCGGATTGTGGCTCGCCGTAATGACAACCCCGCCCGATGCGCTCAAATGACGGACACTGAAGGACAATTGGGGGGTCGAACGGAGCGATGGGTAGAGATAAGCCTTGATTCCGTTGCCGGCAAGCACAAGCGCGGTCTCAAGCGCGAACTCCGGTGAGAAGCGGCGGGAGTCATGTGCGATGACAATGGAAGGAAGTCCTTCTCCTTTATGTGTTTCCAGAATGAAATTGGCGAAGCCCTGCGTTGCTCTGGCGATGGTATAACGGTTCATCCGGTTGCTGCCTGCACCGATAACGCCGCGCAGACCGCCGGTACCGAATTCCAGGTCACGGTAAAAGCGTTCTTCCAATTCTTTGGGATCATTGCTTAGAGCGCGCAGTTCTTGCTTGGTCGACTCATCAACGGACGGATCCTGCAGCCAGCGTTCCAGCGTCTCCGCAGCTTTTGGACTCAATTGGGTCATAGGTAAATCTCTCCTTCGTAAGATTGATTTAAATAAGACGCGAATGCCATTTTCACAACATCAGCAGAGCATGAAAATGCCATCTTGCAAACGTCGCCTAAATCACTCATTTGTAAGGGTTCATCCCGCGGCAATGAATGTTCAGGATAAGGCAAACATGATTTCGCCTTCGGCCACAACCTTGTCTTCCACTTTGGCAACTGCTTTTCCTTTGCCGATGCTGCCCTTAAGGCGGGTAATCTCAACCTCAAGCCGGAGTGTGTCTCCGGGTCTGACCTGTCCGCGAAACCGGAAACCGTCGAGCCCTGCCAGGAATCCGATCTTCCCCCGGTTGGCTTCAACACCCAGAATCGCCACCGCTCCCACCTGTGCCAGAGCTTCCGTAATCAGAACGCCAGGCATCACGGGATATCCCGGAAAATGCCCTGCGAAGAAAGGCTCGTTAACGGTGACATTTTTAATGCCGACAGCACGCACGCCCATCTCGATTTCAATGATCTTGTCCACCAGCAGAAACGGGGGACGATGTGGGATAATTTCCTGAATCTGATTGACATCCAGCATGATACGATTCTCCTTCCGGACCTATGCGAAGGCTTACTGCCTTCAACATGCGCAGCACCTAATTCTTCGCCGGAACGCATAAATAGTAAAGCTCCGGGCAAGAATTATAGTTATCCTTCACCTGCTGCAGAAGTGGAGGTTAAGATAAGGGGTCTTCCTGCTTATTAAGCAGTGAGGGCCCTTTTGCCATCCCAAGCTCCCCATCATTATACATATTCCAGTATAAAAAAGAAAACTCCCTTGTACAAGGGAGTTCCATATGCTTATTTAGGCTCAAAACGTATGTCAAGGCGCAAACACCAAATCGTATACATGCTTCCATGTGCTCCATTGGAACACATCGCTGAGTTCTTTTTTGCCGAGAATCACATAACCGGCGGCCATGCCGCCGCCTAGAGCCAGCAGAAGCAGCAGAGGGATCACAAACCATTGAATTATAGTCCATTTTGACCGTTTGCGTCTGGCCGGCATCTTATCCTCAGTCAATTGTCCTTCTTCTTTCAACCGCTCGTCTCCCTGGCGGCTCATTGCCTCACCTACTTGCTCTTATTATAGCTTGCTCATACTATTGGCCAGTCCGAGCATCGCATCACTTGAACTAAGGGCCCGGGCGGCAAGCTGATAAGCACGCTGAACCTGCATCATATCAGTTATTTCCTTGTTCAGATCGACATTGGACTGTTCAAGCCAGCCGGTCCGGATCGCGGGTCCGCCGGCCTCCCCGGCCTGACGCTGAACGAAGGCTTGTCCAGCCGTAACTCCGCCCGCCAGGACGAACCGGCCTCCGTCTACCGCCTGCAGCATATTTTCGTTCTTCGGCTCGACCAGCATCAATTTTCCCGCCAGCGTCGCCGGTTCGTTCTCGCCTTTCTTCAACCACACATTGCCGCTCTCATCAAACGCCACGCTGGAATCCTTCTGCACGGATAACGGATTCCCTGTCGAATCCAGCACCGGATTTCCGGTATTATCCACTAGGGCCATTTTGTCCGGATTGGCACTGTCCGGCGTAAAATGAAAATCGCCTTGCCGCGTATATGTCGTAACTCCATTCACCTGTACCGCGAACAGGCCGCCTCCCTGAATCGCCAGATCGCTGGGCTTGCCGGTCTCCAGCATCGCGCCCTGTTCCCAGCTTGTTGTAATTTGGGGAATCCGCACGCCGAAGCCCAGGTCATATCCGAGAGGCGTGCTGCGGCCTTCCAAATCGTAATCCTTGGACTGCTGCTGCACACGGGTCAGCACATCCTCGAAGGAGCCTTCCTTGCTCTTGTACCCCGCCGTGTTCATATTCGCGATGTTGTCCGCAATCAAATCCAGACGCTGCTGAAGGGTGGCCATTGTTACGGCTGCGCCGATTGTCGAGTTATTCATCGGTTAATCTTCCCCCTATACTCTGCCGACGCTGTTGACGGCCTTGTCCAGTGTGCTGTCGTAGAATTGAACCACCTTCTGATTCGCTTCATAGGCCCGATAGGCCGCATTCAGATCCACAGTAACCTGCGTGACATCGACATTCGAGCCCTCAATGTAGCCCTGGCGCACTTGAACATTGTCTCCAGCCGCCGCATAGCGGATGCCCGCCGTGGCCGGATCGTCTGCGTGGAACACTCCGTTGCCGTCACGCACCAGATTTTGCGGATTAGTTACGATGCTGACGCCCAGGCGGATGCCGGTATCGGTTCCCGTCGCTGCATTCACGACTCGTCCCGCGTCATCTACGCGAAGGTCGTCCACTGAACGGAGAGCGCCGACATTGACCGGCTGGCCGTTCGCGCCAAGTACCTTGTAGCCTGCCGAGCTTAAGAGGTTGCCAGTGGAATCAACCGTGAAGGAGCCATTGCGTGTGTACAACTCATTGCCGTCTGTATCCTGAACCGTAAAGAATGCCTGAGGCTGGTAAGTGACCTGGCCCTGCGCATTTATATATTTGCCTGATTGATCGAATACGATGTTCTGTCCGGTAGCGGGATCGGTGACACTAAGATCGCTGGACAATGCAAAATCCGTCGTCTTGGTCGTGTTGACCAGATCGCCCTGAAGAAACTTCGACATGGACTGCTCCGCAAAAACACCCGTGTTCAGCTTGCCGATCGACTTCGTCGTTCCGTTCTGCATTGCGGAGATAAGCACCTCCGGAAACGAATGGTTCAAACTTTCGACCTGCTTGTATCCGGTTGTGTTCATGTTGGCGATATTCTGGGTAGCCGTATCATGACGGCGCTGCTCTGTCACCATTCCGGCGGCTGCCGTGTATAAACCTCTGATCATAAAGGCGTGTCTCCTTCCTTAGGCCTAAAACGAACTTCCGATTTCAAACCTTTACCTTTATATCGGCGGTTTAGAACTTTTTCTTAACAACTCTATCCAAATGATCGAGCATAATTCCCGTGCCCTTCACCACACAGTGCATCGGATCTTCCGCCACCCATACCGGAACATGAAGCTCTTCGGCAAGCAGCTCGTCCAGTCCGGTCAGCAGTGCTCCGCCCCCGGTCAGCACAACGCCACGGTCAATAATATCTGCCGAAAGCTCCGGTGGCGTCCGTTCCAACACGGTCTTCGCGGCAACCACGATGGACGATACCGGATCCCACAGCGCCTCCTGCACCTCGGCCGAACTGATGGTCAGCGTCTGGGGCAGACCGCTTACCATATCGCGGCCGCGGATATCCATCTCGGCCTGCGTTCCGCCGGGACGGACATTGCCGATATTCAGCTTGATGTCTTCCGCCGTGCGCTCGCCGATCAGCAGCTTATATTTCGATTTGATATATTTTAAAATGGCCTCGTCAAACTTGTCCCCCGCGATTTTAATGGAGGAGGCGGTAACGACGTCGCCCATGGAGAGCACAGCAACATCCGTCGTTCCGCCGCCGATGTCGACGACCATATTTCCACTCGGCTGATAAATATCCATGCCCGCTCCGATTGCGGCGGCTTTCGGCTCCTCTTCCATGAAGACTTCCTTGGCTCCGCTGCGTTCGGCCGCTTCCCGGATGGACTTCTGCTCAACAGAGGTGATATTCGTAGGTGCGCAGATCAAAATGCGCGGACGCGAATACCAGCTCCGTCCCCCGACGCGGTCGATGAAGTACTTCAGCATCGTCTCCGTGATCTCAAAATCGGCGATAACGCCGTCCCGGAGCGGACGAATGGTTGAGATGTTGCCAGGGGTACGGCCGACCATGCGTCTGGCCTGCTCTCCTACTGCAAGGACCTTTTTCGTATCGCTTTCCAGCGTTACTACTGAAGGCTCATCGAGAACGACTCCCTTTCCTTTAACATGAATAAGCACATTGGCAGTGCCGAGATCGATTCCGATGTCCTTGCTAAGCATAATAAAAGAGCCCCCAAAGTATTATTTTAGATCAAATCAACGGTTTGATACCAACTTTAAAACTACCATACTTTAGGGGGTAAATACAATGCAATTTTGCCTTAAAATCACCTTAAAATCCGCATGATGTCAGGGTTTCGCCGCAACTGCTACCTCCCGTTTCTTTCCGGTGTTTTTTTTATATTTGATTTTTGTAGCCTCTCCCCCCCGAAGATGGCGAATCGATTTGTGATACTCCAAAATGTGTTTTACCTGATCGGCAAGATCAGGATTGATCTCCGGCAGCCGCTCGGTCAAATCTTTATGCACCGTGCTCTTGGAAACGCCGAATTCTTTGGCTATCGTCCGGACCGTATGCCTGGTTTCCACGATGCAGCGTCCGATCTTTATGGTACGTTCCTTGATGTAATCATGCACGCTCCCGCCTCCCAACTGTGGATAGTTTGGTACATTATATGAGGGGCGGGCCTATATATTCGCGGTTTACCGGGAGGACGGGCCGGGGAATCACCATTTTATTTCCGGGACAACCGTACCAGAACACTGTTAAAGGATGGGAAGGATGTCCTAAGTATGGATAAAAAAAGCGGAGGGACCGTAGGTCCCGCCGCTAGGCGGTTCATCGTTATTTTTGCGGAAGCAGATCAGATGGATTCACAAGCTTGCTGTCTTGGTATACTTCGAAAT includes these proteins:
- a CDS encoding flagellar hook-basal body protein, whose product is MNNSTIGAAVTMATLQQRLDLIADNIANMNTAGYKSKEGSFEDVLTRVQQQSKDYDLEGRSTPLGYDLGFGVRIPQITTSWEQGAMLETGKPSDLAIQGGGLFAVQVNGVTTYTRQGDFHFTPDSANPDKMALVDNTGNPVLDSTGNPLSVQKDSSVAFDESGNVWLKKGENEPATLAGKLMLVEPKNENMLQAVDGGRFVLAGGVTAGQAFVQRQAGEAGGPAIRTGWLEQSNVDLNKEITDMMQVQRAYQLAARALSSSDAMLGLANSMSKL
- a CDS encoding DNA-directed RNA polymerase subunit beta — protein: MKEEGQLTEDKMPARRKRSKWTIIQWFVIPLLLLLALGGGMAAGYVILGKKELSDVFQWSTWKHVYDLVFAP
- a CDS encoding phospho-sugar mutase, with the translated sequence MTQLSPKAAETLERWLQDPSVDESTKQELRALSNDPKELEERFYRDLEFGTGGLRGVIGAGSNRMNRYTIARATQGFANFILETHKGEGLPSIVIAHDSRRFSPEFALETALVLAGNGIKAYLYPSLRSTPQLSFSVRHLSASGGVVITASHNPPEYNGYKVYNGHGGQLVPDEAEKVISYIFNIDSFNAVKRTTREEAEAAGLLEWLGEKEDEAFTDTVAAVSVGRADIAAGLGSNFKIVYTPLHGTGNLPVRSVLTKVGFTEVHVVPEQEQPDSEFSTVKSPNPEEREAFTLAIKLGEELGADLLIGTDPDADRMGAVVRDNEGKFVVLSGNQSGALMIHYYLSRLQEQGKLPSNGAVVKTIVTSEMGAAVASHYGATIFNTLTGFKYIGEKMTQFEASGEYTYLFGYEESYGYLAGNYARDKDAVLASMLIAEAGAYYKAQGKTLYEVLQELYEQFGYFLESLESRTLKGKDGVAQIQGIMSDWRQNPPKEIAGASVSEVLDYSVGLNGLPKENVLKYLLSDGSWFCLRPSGTEPKIKVYFAVRGESLDDAKSKVAALTQEVMGRVDGSSK
- the fabZ gene encoding 3-hydroxyacyl-ACP dehydratase FabZ, yielding MLDVNQIQEIIPHRPPFLLVDKIIEIEMGVRAVGIKNVTVNEPFFAGHFPGYPVMPGVLITEALAQVGAVAILGVEANRGKIGFLAGLDGFRFRGQVRPGDTLRLEVEITRLKGSIGKGKAVAKVEDKVVAEGEIMFALS
- the csaB gene encoding polysaccharide pyruvyl transferase CsaB, which codes for MVASPKKIVLSGYYGFRNSGDEAVLQSILNALERQSEAAGVPVEPIVLSIDPAWTSSTYGVRAVHRMKLSEVRKAIAESDGLISGGGSLLQDVTSPKSVPYYLGVIKLAQWMKKPTFVYAQGVGPVQRKLFHSLIKSVFQKCSYISVRDEQSRDLLLSMGIKRPAIEVVPDPVMGLSAPKTGVEEAPGFGRAETSGKSELPVIGVSVRFWEKDRKELDAIAEGLRQVCAALPVHVRFLPFHLPADAEASQYCMDKIGDVQGSGSTVSMCAGTEHPYEMLREVEACQALLGMRLHSLIYAAGQRVPLLGVSYDPKIDHFLSRIDSVPAGRTGSLDSGAVSEQLLQLLRDGESWRRQREPLIVSLVREAEAPARHIIDDFRHKG
- a CDS encoding DUF5693 family protein — encoded protein: MQQKWQRWNVGARKWLWLLVLIGLLGAHPVVGDRLQTEKSSKTVEFVFDYRDLVEAASYRANPQDYISDQLNRLKDAGIGSMAVYESTLDDYRRARRVMYWGAQDIANLTDSVIPENENYTYVLFTSRENYDQLSPTIRDTFNGLGITTENWNFRGQQGLIIRTPLEDALLKPLAPDEATLDMLKAKGFSIVPRLVDSLPYNEEKMNELMDRFKALGVTRVLFEGDSVKGFNDDEDKQSLSSFAKLLKDHGIGVATIENLKQQQKGFNKLAYMLDYNVVRLYSLSEKDSTLKPETIVDRFALATKDRNIRMLYLNTAPTRNTAKAEVQDSIDNLITSLTGPDGAISKIKSNGFTIGTATAFDVADSSYQRYAKLVAVIGAVAMIALMISYFIPWLTLPAWIVGLLGSAGLLLLKPVLFEQALALAVAISAPTVAVVMAVRKLNASGPPLASESQGGTERRDRTVAFAAASPQRRLLQSLFLYVKTAVISLSAVPFVIALLNNITYALVLNQFRGVSLLHIAPIGLVAIYVLLYRGEFTLNKTGKLLRTPITLAMVIAAAVLGIVGLYYLSRTGNSGTASSYELAFRNFMENTFGVRPRSKEFLLAHPMMVLGAFLALKYRKANYLMIVAVIGQLSMIDTFAHIHSPVLISLVRGLLGLGLGAILGVIAVFVWQIAEGCWKRWSPLQKR
- a CDS encoding flagellar hook-basal body protein, coding for MIRGLYTAAAGMVTEQRRHDTATQNIANMNTTGYKQVESLNHSFPEVLISAMQNGTTKSIGKLNTGVFAEQSMSKFLQGDLVNTTKTTDFALSSDLSVTDPATGQNIVFDQSGKYINAQGQVTYQPQAFFTVQDTDGNELYTRNGSFTVDSTGNLLSSAGYKVLGANGQPVNVGALRSVDDLRVDDAGRVVNAATGTDTGIRLGVSIVTNPQNLVRDGNGVFHADDPATAGIRYAAAGDNVQVRQGYIEGSNVDVTQVTVDLNAAYRAYEANQKVVQFYDSTLDKAVNSVGRV
- a CDS encoding rod shape-determining protein, whose product is MLSKDIGIDLGTANVLIHVKGKGVVLDEPSVVTLESDTKKVLAVGEQARRMVGRTPGNISTIRPLRDGVIADFEITETMLKYFIDRVGGRSWYSRPRILICAPTNITSVEQKSIREAAERSGAKEVFMEEEPKAAAIGAGMDIYQPSGNMVVDIGGGTTDVAVLSMGDVVTASSIKIAGDKFDEAILKYIKSKYKLLIGERTAEDIKLNIGNVRPGGTQAEMDIRGRDMVSGLPQTLTISSAEVQEALWDPVSSIVVAAKTVLERTPPELSADIIDRGVVLTGGGALLTGLDELLAEELHVPVWVAEDPMHCVVKGTGIMLDHLDRVVKKKF
- the spoIIID gene encoding sporulation transcriptional regulator SpoIIID, whose protein sequence is MHDYIKERTIKIGRCIVETRHTVRTIAKEFGVSKSTVHKDLTERLPEINPDLADQVKHILEYHKSIRHLRGGEATKIKYKKNTGKKREVAVAAKP